In Pseudomonas oryzicola, one DNA window encodes the following:
- a CDS encoding helix-turn-helix transcriptional regulator, whose product MSGPILSLRHYRHSLIAHSHEHPQLVFGLRGRLEFEILGHGAGIDRQGLVVVPAGAHHTCASADGSDCLVLDVPGEHWLHEQLGEHADASRRLLDRPAALGLNERQQQLVDWLAASPVHDPLVARQGAALLLASLNPTVAASSGACQRLPYAAFDAHIEEHAAYPLQVADLARIAGLSSARLHARFTAECGMTPMDYIRQRRLLKARRLVVQTLLPMGEIAAQVGYSSQSAFSAAMLRAFGCAPLALRRESGDNAH is encoded by the coding sequence ATGAGCGGCCCGATCCTCTCGCTGCGCCATTATCGCCACAGCCTGATCGCCCACAGCCACGAACACCCGCAGCTGGTGTTCGGCCTGCGCGGCCGCCTGGAGTTCGAGATTCTGGGGCATGGCGCCGGGATCGATCGGCAGGGGCTGGTGGTGGTCCCGGCGGGTGCACATCACACCTGCGCCAGCGCTGACGGCAGCGATTGCCTGGTGCTGGATGTGCCCGGGGAGCACTGGTTGCACGAACAACTGGGCGAGCATGCCGATGCCAGCCGCCGGCTGCTGGATCGCCCCGCCGCCCTGGGCCTGAACGAGCGCCAGCAACAGCTGGTCGACTGGCTGGCGGCCAGCCCGGTGCACGACCCGCTGGTTGCCCGGCAAGGCGCGGCGCTGCTGCTGGCCAGCCTCAACCCCACGGTGGCTGCCAGCAGCGGTGCTTGCCAGCGGCTGCCGTATGCGGCGTTCGATGCGCATATCGAGGAGCACGCCGCTTACCCGTTGCAAGTCGCCGACCTGGCGCGCATCGCCGGGTTGTCCAGTGCCCGCCTGCACGCGCGCTTCACTGCGGAATGCGGGATGACGCCAATGGACTACATCCGCCAGCGACGTTTGCTCAAGGCGCGGCGGCTGGTCGTGCAGACCTTGCTGCCGATGGGGGAGATTGCGGCGCAGGTGGGGTACAGCTCGCAGAGCGCGTTTTCGGCGGCGATGTTGCGGGCATTCGGCTGTGCGCCCCTGGCGTTGCGGCGAGAGTCCGGCGACAACGCACACT
- a CDS encoding UDP-2,3-diacylglucosamine diphosphatase — protein MTHAELSRPSRKQRVRTLWISDVHLGTRDCQAEHLAQFLKAYQADRIYLVGDIIDGWKLRGGVYWPQAHTNVLRRLLTMSKRGTEVIYVTGNHDEFLRRYSRLILGNIQLVDEAEHLTADGRRLLVIHGDQFDVITRYHRWLAFLGDRAYESTLVLNRWLNHWRARYGYGYWSLSAYLKHKVKGAVNFISDFEVAIAHECTRRGFHGVVCGHIHHAEIRRVGEVDYLNCGDWVESCTALIEHWDGTIELYRLAEAQAREAREAEALREPA, from the coding sequence ATGACCCATGCCGAACTGTCCCGTCCCTCGCGCAAGCAGCGTGTGCGAACCTTGTGGATCTCCGATGTTCATCTGGGTACGCGTGATTGCCAGGCCGAACACCTGGCGCAATTCCTCAAGGCCTACCAGGCCGACCGCATCTACCTGGTGGGCGACATCATCGATGGCTGGAAGCTGCGCGGCGGGGTCTACTGGCCGCAGGCCCATACCAACGTGCTCCGCCGCCTGCTGACCATGAGCAAGCGCGGTACCGAGGTGATCTACGTCACCGGTAATCATGACGAATTCCTGCGCCGTTATTCCAGGCTGATCCTTGGCAATATCCAGCTGGTGGACGAGGCCGAGCACCTGACCGCCGATGGCCGCCGCCTGCTGGTGATCCATGGCGACCAGTTCGATGTGATTACCCGTTACCACCGCTGGCTGGCGTTTCTCGGCGACCGTGCCTATGAATCGACCCTGGTGCTCAACCGCTGGCTCAACCATTGGCGGGCCCGTTACGGTTATGGTTACTGGTCGCTGTCGGCCTACCTCAAGCACAAGGTCAAGGGGGCGGTGAACTTCATCAGTGACTTCGAGGTTGCCATTGCCCACGAATGCACGCGCCGTGGTTTTCATGGCGTGGTCTGTGGGCACATCCACCATGCCGAAATTCGCCGGGTGGGGGAGGTGGACTACCTCAACTGCGGTGATTGGGTGGAATCGTGTACGGCGCTGATCGAACATTGGGATGGCACGATCGAGCTGTACCGCCTGGCCGAGGCACAGGCTCGGGAGGCCCGGGAGGCTGAGGCGTTGCGGGAACCGGCGTAA
- a CDS encoding DUF962 domain-containing protein translates to MNHTAQFRSFAEFYPYYLGEHSNPICRRLHFVGTSLVIALLAYAIGSGKWALLLALPVFGYGFAWVGHFFFEKNRPATFTHPLYSLAGDFVMFRDILLGRISL, encoded by the coding sequence ATGAACCACACTGCGCAGTTTCGCAGTTTTGCCGAGTTCTACCCGTATTACCTGGGTGAGCACAGTAACCCGATCTGCCGCCGCCTGCACTTTGTCGGTACCAGCCTGGTGATCGCCTTGCTGGCCTATGCCATCGGCAGTGGCAAATGGGCGCTGCTGCTGGCCCTGCCCGTGTTCGGCTACGGCTTTGCCTGGGTCGGGCATTTCTTTTTCGAAAAGAACCGGCCTGCGACCTTCACCCATCCGCTGTACAGCCTGGCCGGGGATTTCGTAATGTTCAGGGATATCCTGCTGGGCAGGATCAGCCTGTAG
- a CDS encoding AraC family transcriptional regulator yields MSERTTSASWATGIVKALELEGLDCRAMFKQLGLDFAALDDPDARFPQDAMTRLWQLAVELSGNEAIGLNMARVVRPASFHVAGYALMSSRTLAEGFERLVRYQRIIAESCDLSFVADPEGYSLILTVHGDQLPPTRHSAEASLACGLALCTWLSGRPVQPRRVLLQGPQPKHIEPYKMAFHAPLVFGAPHDALLFERADMEAPLPTANEAMAVLHDRFAGEYLARFSETRVTHRVRQVLCRILPQGEPKRETLAQALHLSQRTLQRRLQEEGTSFQALLDDTRRELAEQYLAQPGMTLLETAYLLGFADPSNFYRAFRRWFGATPSEYRARRSAQAEALSDARTLAYTALAR; encoded by the coding sequence ATGAGCGAAAGAACCACGTCAGCCAGCTGGGCAACTGGGATCGTGAAGGCACTCGAGCTGGAAGGGCTGGACTGCCGGGCCATGTTCAAGCAGCTGGGCCTGGACTTCGCTGCCCTGGATGACCCGGATGCGCGCTTCCCCCAGGACGCCATGACCCGCCTGTGGCAACTGGCGGTGGAACTGTCGGGCAACGAGGCCATTGGCCTGAACATGGCCCGGGTGGTGCGCCCGGCGTCGTTCCATGTGGCAGGTTATGCGTTGATGTCCAGCCGCACCCTGGCCGAGGGTTTCGAGCGTCTGGTGCGTTACCAGCGCATCATTGCCGAAAGCTGCGACCTGAGCTTTGTCGCCGACCCCGAAGGGTATTCGCTGATCCTGACCGTGCACGGCGACCAGCTGCCGCCCACCCGGCACAGTGCCGAAGCGTCGCTGGCCTGTGGGCTGGCATTGTGCACGTGGCTCAGTGGCCGGCCTGTGCAGCCGCGCCGAGTGCTGCTGCAGGGCCCGCAACCAAAGCATATCGAGCCTTACAAGATGGCATTTCATGCCCCGCTGGTGTTCGGCGCACCGCACGATGCGCTGCTGTTCGAGCGGGCCGACATGGAGGCACCATTGCCTACTGCCAACGAAGCCATGGCGGTACTGCACGACCGGTTTGCCGGGGAGTACCTGGCGCGTTTTTCCGAAACCCGGGTGACCCACCGCGTGCGTCAGGTGCTGTGCCGCATTCTGCCCCAGGGCGAGCCCAAGCGCGAAACCCTGGCCCAGGCCCTGCACTTGTCGCAGCGCACCTTGCAGCGGCGCCTGCAGGAAGAAGGCACCAGCTTCCAGGCGTTGCTCGACGACACCCGCCGCGAACTGGCCGAACAGTATCTGGCCCAGCCGGGCATGACCTTGCTGGAAACCGCGTACCTGCTGGGTTTTGCCGACCCCAGCAACTTCTACCGGGCGTTCCGCCGCTGGTTCGGCGCCACGCCCAGCGAGTACCGTGCGCGCCGCAGCGCGCAAGCCGAGGCGCTCAGTGACGCCAGAACGCTGGCATACACAGCACTAGCACGGTGA
- a CDS encoding TrkH family potassium uptake protein, whose product MALPTLRIIGFIIGIFLITLAVSMAVPMATLVVFERTGDMPSFLWSSLITFIAGLVLVVQGRPEHVHLRPRDMYLLTVSSWLVVCVFAALPFLLTQHISYTDAFFESMSGITATGATVLSGLDNMSPGILMWRSMLHWLGGIGFIAMAVAILPLLRIGGMRLFQTESSDRSEKVMPRSHMVAKSIVGVYVGFSILAALAFWWAGMSPFDAINHAMSAISTGGFSTSDQSLAKWDIPAVHWVAVVVMIMGSLPFTLYVATLRGNRKALLRDQQVQGLLGMLVTTWLVLGTWYWATTQLHWLDALRHVALNVTSVVTTTGFALGDYSLWGNFSLMLFFYLGFVGGCSGSTAGGIKIFRFQVAYILLKASLNQLIHPRAVIKQKYNGHRLDEEIVRSILTFSFFFAITICVMALLLSLLGVDWMTALTGAAGTVSGVGPGLGEVIGPSGNYASLPDAAKWILASGMLLGRLEIITVLVLCMPAFWRH is encoded by the coding sequence ATGGCGTTGCCGACCTTAAGGATCATTGGTTTCATCATCGGCATCTTCCTGATTACCCTCGCTGTCAGCATGGCCGTGCCAATGGCGACCCTGGTGGTCTTCGAACGCACCGGTGACATGCCGTCGTTCCTCTGGTCCAGCCTGATCACCTTCATCGCCGGCCTGGTCCTGGTGGTCCAGGGCCGCCCCGAGCATGTCCACCTGCGCCCACGCGACATGTACCTGCTGACCGTCAGCAGCTGGCTGGTGGTGTGCGTGTTTGCCGCCCTGCCCTTCCTGTTGACCCAGCACATCAGCTACACCGACGCCTTCTTCGAAAGCATGTCGGGCATCACCGCTACCGGCGCCACCGTGCTCAGCGGGCTCGACAACATGTCACCGGGCATTCTGATGTGGCGCTCGATGCTGCACTGGCTCGGCGGCATCGGCTTCATCGCCATGGCGGTTGCGATCCTGCCGCTGCTGCGCATCGGCGGCATGCGCCTGTTCCAGACCGAATCGTCCGACCGTTCGGAAAAGGTCATGCCCCGCTCGCACATGGTCGCGAAGTCGATCGTAGGGGTTTATGTCGGTTTCTCGATCCTCGCCGCACTGGCCTTCTGGTGGGCCGGCATGAGCCCGTTCGATGCGATCAACCACGCCATGTCGGCGATTTCCACCGGCGGGTTTTCCACCTCCGACCAGTCGCTGGCGAAATGGGACATCCCTGCCGTGCACTGGGTCGCGGTGGTAGTGATGATCATGGGCAGCCTGCCGTTCACGCTGTATGTGGCGACCCTGCGTGGCAACCGCAAGGCGCTGCTTCGCGACCAGCAGGTACAGGGTTTGCTCGGCATGCTGGTGACCACCTGGCTGGTGCTTGGCACCTGGTACTGGGCCACCACCCAGCTGCACTGGCTCGACGCCCTGCGCCACGTAGCCCTGAACGTCACCTCGGTGGTCACCACCACTGGCTTCGCCCTGGGTGACTACAGCCTGTGGGGCAACTTCTCGTTGATGCTGTTCTTCTACCTGGGCTTCGTCGGCGGCTGCTCCGGCTCGACCGCAGGCGGCATCAAGATCTTCCGCTTCCAGGTCGCCTACATCCTGCTCAAGGCCAGCCTCAACCAGCTGATCCACCCGCGGGCCGTCATCAAGCAGAAGTACAACGGCCACCGTCTCGACGAAGAAATCGTGCGCTCGATCCTGACTTTCTCGTTCTTCTTCGCCATTACCATCTGCGTGATGGCGCTGCTGCTGTCGCTGCTGGGGGTGGACTGGATGACCGCCCTGACCGGGGCTGCCGGCACGGTCTCGGGGGTAGGCCCGGGCCTGGGTGAAGTGATCGGCCCGTCAGGCAACTACGCCAGCCTGCCGGACGCTGCCAAGTGGATTCTCGCCAGCGGCATGCTGCTCGGCCGCCTGGAGATCATCACCGTGCTAGTGCTGTGTATGCCAGCGTTCTGGCGTCACTGA
- a CDS encoding nitroreductase family protein has protein sequence MEALDALLNRVSVPRLTDPAPNAAQREALFQAALRAPDHGQLRPWRFLTIEGQGREQLGELFAEALHNQGDASQAALDKARAMPLRAPLLIVVIARLQEHFKVPKAEQRLAAGCAAHGILIAAHAQGIGAVWRTGDMAYDAHVHKGLGLAADEELIGYLYVGTPLAEPRTAPILETADFVSAWGE, from the coding sequence ATGGAGGCTCTCGACGCATTGCTCAACCGTGTTTCCGTGCCACGCCTGACCGACCCGGCGCCCAATGCCGCCCAGCGCGAGGCGCTGTTCCAGGCCGCCCTGCGTGCCCCGGATCACGGTCAGCTGCGGCCATGGCGTTTCCTGACCATCGAAGGCCAGGGCCGCGAGCAGCTGGGCGAGCTATTCGCCGAAGCGTTGCACAACCAGGGTGATGCCAGCCAGGCTGCACTGGACAAGGCGCGTGCCATGCCGTTGCGGGCGCCGTTGCTGATCGTGGTGATTGCCAGGTTGCAGGAGCACTTCAAGGTGCCCAAGGCCGAGCAACGCCTGGCGGCGGGCTGCGCGGCGCATGGCATCCTGATTGCGGCGCATGCGCAAGGGATCGGCGCGGTATGGCGGACCGGTGACATGGCCTACGACGCCCATGTGCACAAGGGCTTGGGGCTGGCCGCGGACGAGGAGCTGATTGGTTACCTGTATGTCGGTACGCCGCTGGCCGAGCCACGTACGGCACCGATTCTGGAAACCGCTGATTTCGTCAGCGCCTGGGGCGAATAA
- a CDS encoding ATP-binding protein — translation MHLRSLFWRILASFWLAIALVAGLSILLGHMLNQDAWILSRHPGLNTLASKWAKHYEQEGLASAQHFLERRKDRFKIDVQVLDESGEAVVPGTFPRRAAAFEARQHNDQRHLPWRRLTEEYTSPDTGQTYLLIYRIPHPELDAWHRESLLWPLSALGIALVVLTLFSLLVTLSITRPLSRLRSAVHDLGQTTYQQNSLAQLAARRDEFGVLAKDFNKMGARLQSTIGSQRQLLRDVSHELRSPLARLRIALALAERGEPAQREALWPRLTRECDRLEDLISEILTLARVDAEQAHAEPVDLNALLGSVRKDALLSAPEQDVRLEAQPGLTLQGWPTLIERAVDNLLRNALRFNPVGQPIEVSAVREQDRVLVSVRDHGPGAAAEHLQQLGEPFFRAPGQAAPGHGLGLAIARKAAERHGGSLVLENHPQGGFVARLDLPSEAAPA, via the coding sequence GTGCACTTGCGTTCACTGTTCTGGCGCATCCTGGCCAGTTTCTGGCTGGCCATCGCCCTGGTCGCGGGCCTGTCGATTCTGCTGGGCCACATGCTCAACCAGGACGCCTGGATACTCAGCCGCCACCCCGGCCTGAACACCTTGGCCAGCAAGTGGGCCAAGCACTACGAGCAGGAAGGCCTGGCTTCGGCGCAACACTTCCTGGAACGGCGCAAAGACCGCTTCAAGATCGACGTGCAAGTGCTCGACGAGAGTGGCGAAGCCGTGGTGCCCGGTACCTTCCCGCGCCGTGCGGCAGCGTTTGAGGCACGCCAGCACAATGACCAGCGGCACCTGCCATGGCGACGGCTGACCGAGGAATACACCAGCCCCGATACCGGCCAGACCTACCTGCTGATCTACCGTATCCCGCACCCGGAACTGGATGCCTGGCACCGCGAGAGCCTGTTGTGGCCGCTCAGTGCACTGGGCATTGCGCTGGTGGTGCTGACCCTGTTCAGCCTGCTGGTGACCCTGTCCATCACCCGCCCGCTCAGCCGCTTGCGCAGTGCCGTGCACGACCTTGGCCAGACCACCTACCAGCAGAACAGCCTGGCGCAGCTGGCGGCGCGACGCGACGAGTTCGGCGTGCTGGCCAAGGATTTCAACAAGATGGGCGCGCGCCTGCAAAGCACCATCGGCAGCCAGCGCCAGTTGTTGCGCGACGTGTCCCATGAATTGCGCTCACCACTGGCCAGGCTGCGCATTGCCCTGGCCTTGGCTGAGCGCGGCGAGCCCGCACAGCGGGAGGCGCTGTGGCCACGCCTGACCCGCGAATGCGATCGCTTGGAGGACCTGATCAGCGAAATCCTCACCCTGGCGCGCGTCGATGCCGAACAGGCCCATGCCGAGCCGGTCGACCTCAATGCCCTGCTTGGCAGCGTGCGCAAGGACGCCCTGCTCAGCGCGCCGGAGCAGGATGTGCGCCTGGAGGCGCAGCCGGGGTTGACCCTGCAGGGCTGGCCAACCCTGATCGAACGCGCCGTGGACAACCTGCTGCGCAACGCCCTGCGCTTCAACCCGGTGGGCCAGCCGATCGAAGTCAGCGCCGTACGGGAACAGGACCGTGTGCTGGTGAGCGTGCGCGACCATGGGCCCGGGGCGGCGGCCGAGCATCTGCAGCAGTTGGGTGAGCCGTTCTTCCGCGCGCCGGGGCAGGCCGCGCCAGGGCACGGGCTGGGCCTGGCGATTGCACGCAAGGCGGCGGAGCGTCATGGCGGCAGCCTGGTACTGGAAAACCACCCACAGGGTGGGTTTGTGGCCAGGCTGGATCTGCCTTCGGAAGCGGCCCCTGCGTGA
- a CDS encoding Spy/CpxP family protein refolding chaperone, giving the protein MRKTLIALMFAAALPTVAMAMPEDGPHHDGPHHRGDAPFHQLDLSRDQRQQVGKLMREQMKQRHDITERYLSKLPSAEQKAMHDELQASRNKTDSAVRALLNPEQQKKFDELQKERAAQKAEWQEFQAWKAEKGNKAQ; this is encoded by the coding sequence ATGCGCAAGACCCTTATCGCCCTGATGTTCGCCGCTGCCCTGCCGACCGTGGCCATGGCCATGCCTGAAGACGGCCCGCACCACGACGGCCCGCATCATCGCGGTGACGCGCCGTTCCACCAGCTGGACCTGAGCCGCGACCAGCGCCAGCAGGTCGGCAAGCTGATGCGCGAACAGATGAAGCAGCGCCACGACATCACCGAGCGCTATCTGTCCAAGCTGCCAAGCGCCGAGCAGAAGGCCATGCACGATGAGCTGCAGGCCAGCCGCAACAAGACCGACAGCGCCGTCCGCGCCCTGCTCAACCCGGAGCAGCAGAAGAAATTTGACGAGCTGCAGAAGGAACGCGCCGCACAGAAAGCCGAATGGCAGGAGTTCCAGGCCTGGAAAGCTGAAAAAGGCAACAAGGCCCAGTAA